The Magnetococcales bacterium genome includes a window with the following:
- a CDS encoding type II toxin-antitoxin system MqsA family antitoxin gives MKCPVCDAAELIHDTRDLPYTYKGETTLIAAVTGDFCPACAESILDATESDRVMREMRVFTKQVDASIVDPGFIANVRKKLALDQSEATEIFGGGINAFSRYENGKTKPPLALVKLLKVLERHPDLLNEVRTA, from the coding sequence ATGAAATGCCCTGTGTGCGATGCAGCGGAACTGATCCATGACACTCGCGATCTGCCTTACACCTACAAGGGCGAAACGACCCTCATAGCGGCAGTGACCGGCGATTTTTGTCCGGCTTGTGCCGAGTCGATCCTGGACGCGACGGAGTCGGATCGTGTCATGCGCGAAATGCGTGTTTTTACCAAACAGGTGGATGCGTCCATTGTCGATCCTGGCTTCATTGCCAACGTGCGCAAGAAACTGGCTCTTGACCAGAGCGAAGCGACTGAAATCTTCGGCGGCGGCATCAATGCCTTCTCTCGCTACGAAAATGGCAAGACCAAGCCGCCTCTGGCTCTGGTGAAGCTACTCAAGGTGCTTGAACGTCATCCAGATCTACTCAACGAGGTCAGAACCGCCTGA